A window of Halobellus sp. LT62 contains these coding sequences:
- a CDS encoding NAD(P)-dependent oxidoreductase yields MTRVLIDQDITPTDRLLDSLPDEWEPTVGVDGDEDALLDVVADYEVLLVTSRVPLSRRVIDAADNLELIGKLGTGIDSVDLDAARDNGVTVTHTPGHNALSVAEHAMTLTLACARRLPTAESLLAEGKWRDEYPLGTQISGSTIGVVGFGNVGKRASKLFSGFDVDVLVTDPYVPSIDAELTDAERRSLEEVLELSDVVILTPELTEETRGLIGADELARMQSSAILVNVSRGPVVEQDALVDALEADGIAAAGLDVFADEPLDSDAPLRAFENVVTTPHIAAMTTTCRRGNIDQLAENVTRLTSGEAVLDRYVPVRGD; encoded by the coding sequence ATGACGCGCGTACTGATCGATCAGGACATCACGCCCACCGACCGACTCCTCGATTCCCTCCCCGACGAGTGGGAGCCGACCGTCGGCGTCGACGGCGACGAGGACGCCCTTCTCGACGTTGTCGCCGACTACGAGGTTCTCCTCGTCACGTCGCGGGTCCCGCTCTCTCGCCGGGTCATCGACGCCGCCGACAACCTTGAACTGATCGGAAAACTGGGAACCGGAATCGACTCCGTCGACCTCGACGCCGCGCGCGACAACGGCGTCACCGTCACGCACACTCCGGGGCACAACGCGCTCTCGGTGGCCGAGCACGCGATGACGCTCACGCTCGCGTGCGCTCGGCGATTACCGACCGCCGAGTCCCTTCTCGCGGAGGGCAAGTGGCGCGACGAGTACCCGTTGGGCACGCAGATATCCGGCTCGACGATCGGGGTCGTTGGCTTCGGAAACGTCGGCAAACGGGCCAGTAAGCTCTTTTCGGGGTTCGACGTCGACGTGTTGGTCACCGATCCGTACGTCCCGAGTATCGACGCGGAGTTGACCGACGCCGAACGCCGGTCGCTCGAGGAGGTCCTCGAACTGAGCGATGTCGTGATCCTCACGCCGGAGCTAACCGAGGAGACGCGGGGGCTGATCGGAGCCGACGAGCTGGCCCGGATGCAGTCGTCGGCGATCCTCGTCAACGTCTCTCGCGGTCCCGTCGTCGAGCAGGACGCGCTCGTCGACGCGCTGGAAGCCGACGGGATCGCTGCCGCCGGACTCGACGTGTTCGCCGACGAACCGCTCGATAGCGACGCCCCGCTGCGAGCGTTCGAGAACGTGGTGACGACGCCGCACATAGCGGCGATGACGACGACGTGTCGACGCGGCAACATCGATCAACTGGCGGAGAACGTGACCCGGCTGACGTCCGGTGAGGCCGTCCTCGATCGCTACGTGCCCGTCCGTGGCGATTGA
- a CDS encoding acyl-CoA thioesterase, with translation MYEYEWKCAWGDADPHGIAYYPNLIDAMHRAGEEFMDSRGVAYWDIPDDHGVHMPIVSMDTDFKRPVEAGDVITITVEPDLGGKSLAMKLTATDDDGNELFFGDEQHVCVSKPENKPVEIPDEVRAALTDDE, from the coding sequence ATGTACGAATACGAATGGAAGTGCGCGTGGGGAGACGCCGATCCCCACGGGATCGCGTACTACCCGAATCTCATCGACGCGATGCACCGCGCAGGCGAGGAGTTTATGGACAGTCGCGGTGTTGCCTACTGGGACATTCCTGACGACCACGGAGTCCATATGCCGATCGTCTCGATGGACACCGACTTCAAGCGGCCGGTCGAGGCGGGAGACGTCATCACGATCACCGTCGAACCGGACCTCGGCGGCAAGAGCCTCGCGATGAAGCTCACGGCCACCGACGACGACGGGAACGAGCTGTTTTTCGGGGACGAACAGCACGTCTGCGTCTCGAAACCGGAGAATAAACCCGTCGAGATCCCCGACGAAGTGCGAGCGGCGCTCACCGACGACGAGTAA
- a CDS encoding IclR family transcriptional regulator, with product MPNDRTSLTTVARAFEIVDLLWELDGAGPSEVAARLDLPDSTVYDYLRSLSETRYVTRDNGEYRLSSYFLTIGGKMKYRNRLYQVAKPEMKRVVAETDELVGLTIENDGRAVVYHQEEGRQALSLGTYSGAATPLHTVATGKAILAYLPDDRVEEILDEHSLEQRTDQTITDLDVLARELEEIRETGYAVDWDEQVVGMGMAAVPILIDEQVLGSFGIVVPTGRIRDPTYQEEILQKLQEMTNKVTINYQYGN from the coding sequence ATGCCCAACGATCGCACCTCCCTCACCACCGTCGCGCGGGCGTTCGAGATCGTCGATCTGCTGTGGGAGCTCGATGGGGCCGGGCCGTCTGAAGTCGCCGCGAGACTCGATCTCCCCGACAGCACGGTCTACGACTACCTCCGATCGCTCAGTGAGACTCGGTACGTCACCCGCGACAACGGCGAGTACCGCCTCAGTTCGTACTTCCTGACGATCGGTGGGAAAATGAAGTATCGGAATCGACTGTATCAGGTCGCGAAACCCGAAATGAAGCGCGTGGTCGCCGAAACCGACGAACTCGTCGGTCTCACGATCGAGAACGACGGGCGAGCGGTCGTGTATCATCAAGAGGAGGGTCGACAGGCGTTGAGCCTCGGCACGTATTCGGGCGCGGCGACGCCGTTGCACACGGTCGCCACCGGCAAGGCCATCCTCGCGTACCTGCCCGACGACCGCGTCGAGGAAATCCTCGACGAACACAGTCTCGAACAGCGGACGGACCAGACGATAACTGACTTAGACGTCTTAGCGCGCGAACTCGAAGAGATCAGAGAGACCGGATACGCCGTCGACTGGGACGAACAGGTCGTCGGAATGGGGATGGCGGCGGTCCCGATTCTGATCGATGAACAGGTGCTCGGTTCGTTCGGTATCGTCGTTCCCACCGGTCGGATTCGCGATCCGACCTATCAGGAGGAGATCTTACAGAAACTCCAAGAGATGACCAACAAGGTCACGATCAATTACCAGTACGGAAACTGA